CATAGCCAAAAACCACATTCGTTCCATCCAAATTGAAGCACTCATCGGACGttataaaaaattgagaattgttGGTATTGGGCTTTCCAAAATTGGCCATGCTAACCGCACCAGCGTCATGCTAAagattgtcaaaaaaaaaataattaacaaatgaagtaaaggaTGCAGACTGATCACAACTTGCCGgtagaataaaattttcatcttcGAAAAATGGTCCGTATATACTCTCGCCACCGGATCCACAATCATCAGATACTAGGTCTCCCCCTTGTACCATGAAAAGTCTTTGGACTTTGTGGAATTTGGTACCTTTGTAGTGTAGGGGCTTACCGAATGTTCCGATTCCCTTTTCGCCTGTACATAAGGCACGGAAATTCTCAGCCGTCTTAGGAACGACATCCGACCGCAGTTCAATTATCAACCGACCGACTATAACGATATAATTGTTTTCGTTAAACGTACGAATATGCTAAATAAACAGCGACACTGTAGCAAGGTgtcaggcccggactggccatacggtGAAATCGGGggattcccgatgggccttttggatttttgtatgagaatttttaatttgtgggcctttttaaattgagttgcatggagcccTCGATgagctttttcgagccagtccggtactgcAAGGTGTCGTTCTATATTTTACCGTCTTCGTGTCCAATACGGATATCCAGATACACAATTGGATTGCTGGCATTCGATACCTTTTCCCTTAATACCATTTCTGGATGGTTTTGCTGTTggtttaaatataaaaatgttgaacacactcgcgtaaaaataaattattattttttttgcaacaaaaaatgaaatttatcgcATTATACAAACAATGGAAATCTACCACAATAACATCACAGAacagcaaaaagaaaaacatacTTAACAGCTGTTTTGACAACTGTTTgcttaatttcatttcattcacaaTAGAATGTTTTGggaatagtcatttacatcagtttgttccaaggtactgtaaacacgaattttcactggccgaacgaacacgatttgaatgaataataattttattctctACTATATTCTAGCCGAGTACAAGGCATACATAAGTATATCACAGatataaacataaacataaataaattcaataaatccaATTAAGCGTAAGAAATTAATCATTCAAATGCAAGAAGATAAGCAGAAACACAAACAACGAAAATcaatattaattaatttcatccacagagattggttttcatataaatactgatgaggttatgtctctatggacgaaatttgacagtaatttgacaattcgtatggcaaAAAACCTATAGatccacgacagagtaaagttaaccaggcaggagcgctgatttgactagggacctgaataatctagtaggcatgcattttttgcgaataaaatttgtcaacttatgtcagtgttcatttcagttcattttcatacagtgtattcggtcacttatttgacgtttcgaaagtgaaccgctcctgcctggtttattttactctgccgtgatagATCTGTCCCAAATGCAGGTGCAAAGTGCAGTTTACTGTCAAACGTCTTCCAGCCTACAGAGCCATAACCTAAAcgcttttccatacattttgtttggttATGTTGTCTGTGGATGACGTTTAAGGAGCTTTCagtctaaaaaaattcatccgtttagaagaaaaattcatcCGTTTACAACAAATGTTAATTCGTTTACGTAAACTCCGCCTACATTCTATTGTTTGAACACATCTGTCAAGTACACGGATGAACTAAACGGACGACTCTGAATTGGGCTTTAACATTTCGATGTTGCACTTGGCAGACCTATTGGATTTATATATGAACATGAACAGGTTTGTTTGCCaggaaaattcgattttttcagATCCAGTCCTAAGTTTTGCTTAAGGAAATTAAGGAAGTGTACtgaaaaaattcactttcctgtcgaggtacaaGCGTTTTGTGCacaggacaactgaaatagacaaaaaccaaaatgaatCGATAAATCTCTTCGACGAACAATCAAGTAGTCTACCACAACTCGTGCGaaataaatacgaaatttcattctCGCCTTAGATCGACAAAAGTATACATTTCAGAGCTATCTgcgatcaaaaaaaaaactaattgaCATCTTTATTGACACTTGTCACTGACAAGTTCACGATCAAAATCGGCCGTGATGAATATAACCACTCATCAACATCAAAGAATATAGCCACTAAGAGCCGAACCACATCGAAACTTTCTGTTTCAACGTGACAGTTTTGTtgacattgaaatttttgacgTTGTTATTTACAtggaatgtatgaccaaaaaccttaaatacagaaaatgtttctcacactttgttcattccttgatgccacgataacttgagtaattctaaacagatttccaaaaactttctattaatcgacgaggaattaaaCCCCttaggttaagttcgaagatgaacTATAAgagacgggtgatcttagagatattctcaaaagaatttttgttttgtcgcttgattccacgatagctcgagtagttttcgacagatttccaatttttttaagttcgaagatggtcTATAACAGAcggggtgatcttagagatattcttaagagcgctcaccccttggcaaatttttagcctacatttgtgcgcaaaaatattcgttttttgatgatttctctgaaccaaaatctttttttgaataagtaaaaccattaaaacatgcaaaaatgtgttacttttaaaggaaaatttggtttcTGAGTCAAAACTTTACCTACTGGGAGAAAACattgcaaaataatttacacattttgcaaaggtttctcaaAGTGGGTAAAGTTATCaatcacaaaccaatttttgagTTATGGCTTGATAACACGAATACTCGAGTAATTCctaacggatttccaaaaacgtctttttattcgaaggggaattaaattccttttgAGGATGGGCTATAACGAACGattgatcttagagatattcccaaaagaatttttgtctcgtcgcTTGATAGCTTGAGCTTGAGATAAAACGATTAAAAGAATATTATTCgactaagaatgaaattcGCGAGGGTAACCAGATCATCTGTCTATATAGTTTACTAATCATACGGAGTAATTTTCGACAGCTTTCCAAAAACGTTTGTACTGAAATTACTCGGGCTAAGTTCGTTAATCGAAATACTGGAGTAATAATCTGCGATTTATTCCGAAAAAACTtgtctatgctagaaaaaaaaatgaacgagtgtgaactttccgaccagagcgaagcgagggccgtaatcacacgagttgcatACCTTATTCATTAGCAAATAGGGCCAATTTTCAGTAGAACATCGAAAACATTTGACgttttatttgaaacattCAGCTACGCTGATTCGATTGACaacgaacgaaaatattccctTAGAATTATTTGCTAAAAGTCTTATAATctcgaaaatttcaacgagtttaaatttattcaagagTTTAGCAAGAAATACGTCCTCATTACAGCGTCTTTTAGCAGACACAGTAATATAGAAGCATCTTTTGTTTGGAAATGTAGAAATTAGAAATAAGCAAggttcagaaccttgaaaaTAAGCTCCCtttgtttattctgaaatttgattttcaataaaataaaaggagCGAACAATTTATGACCAAGCAAGACAAAGAGCTACTTTGATCAAGatcaatttttgatatttttgtaacaattacaaaaatctattgagaaaatatcagtcagtcaagggacctaacccacccataaggtggggcctagtattAATGCTGATTCGACCGAAAAcatcaacatcaaaaaactgttttctgCATCGGCGCTGCGAGAAATAGACTTTTTCATGCGTGATTCGGGTGATGTTTgatgtttttagccccgtacgaagtacgaaggggcttataggattacgatgccgtgtgtaattgatggaattcgaagcagacggtaagggcaaagtttgcctatgttcatagatgacgaatccgcaataaaaatttgggctgtctgtccgtctgtccgtctgtctgtcacgtcgatagtcaaaatagtgaggctaagttcgaagatgggcatattcgggtcggcccttcgtgagttagggccacctaagtgatttaaggtcttttcgtgatatttatggcaaaataaacgatggaaatgtaaatgacacggcaaatgataggtattgtcaataccaatccaggaaaaaaaagttttttaaaatcgggtgagtggaccgtgagttagggccttagaagtgaaaagctactcggccctaagtgtattttacatagaactcaagtaaatttcattcgtttttcgtaatttttgtttcatttggaaggtaatcaaaggccgaatagaatgtagttgaaaaaaaaaattaaatttggatccttggactaaggccggtactagggccctatgtgtatttatactcaataaattaaaattttcgggctatttgaaatttttgttttatttgaaaggaacgtcgtacggggcttcgtaattgcgctatgcgcaatttctaagatgtacacattacataataattttactttaactactttaaccggcgcataggcttacggtcaaagtagggtgacagacgcactagggtcacgtacgcaatagatatacgggtttgtacggggctgagtcgcagcaaacgctccgactgttctgatggctcgtttttctGTGACAACTCGGCAGACCTATATCCATTGTCGTTCATAATGTTTCACTACCTGTCCCACTTGGACCTtggcgaaaataaaaatggccTATTGTGACCTAgccacaaatttttttgattttgataaacCCAAATGTCACAGACACTGTTAGCAGAGACAATACACCAGTTCAAAACATATGGACGAaaagaataattcaatttatcttcgagTATTTTTGGgacatttttagttttatatcTCTCGGACAGGTGTGCGGTCCTATTCAATCACCAATTCGCCAAACTCGTACATTCAATGGAATTCGCCGAACTGATTCTAACTCCAAAATTGGATGGAGTTACTTTACACAGTCCATTGAGCCAGTCGCTTGAGCCAGTCGACGGAACTTTGTGCATTACCGGTCACCATCTAATATTGAGCTCGAGACGGGAAGGTGTGCAAGAGTTATGGCTACTGCACGCCGCCATCGATGCCGTGGAAAGGAAGCCCAATATGCTGAATAATGTTTTGCAGGGCGGTTTGATCGTACTGAAATGTAAGGATCTACGGATCATATCGTTGGAAATTGGCACGGCCCAAGAATTCCTGAACGTTGCCTATTCCATCGAAAATCTGTCGAATTTACACGGCTGTCAGTTTCTGTATCCGTTCTTCTATCGGCCCATGTACAGTATACTGGAAGACGGATACACGATGTTCCAGGGAGAATTGGAATTCTCCAAATTACTGGCCAGCGACGAATGGCGATTTTCCACCGTAAATAAGGATTATTCCGTGTGCTCGACGTATGCACCGAAAATTCTTGTACCGAAATCAATCAGTGACGAAGAAATTGTACAATCAGCTGCCTGGCGTGACGGCGGTCGCTTTCCAATGTTAAGCTATCGTCACGAAAACGGGGTACGTACCGCACAGACAGAATTCCGCCAACGACACGACTTTTTAATCGTTTCATGATTGCAGGCGATTTTAATGCGCAGCTCTCAGCCGATGAACAATCAAAATAACAAACGGTGTCGAGCCGACGAAGCCATTCTGAATGTGGTGCTGGGTCGATGTAAAAAGGGATTCATTGTGGACACTTGGGGCAAAGGAAAATCGAACACCGAAACCGATCAGCACTACACACAATGGCGAAAGGTGGCAAGGCCAATTGGAAATCTGTCCTCAGCGTCCGGAATTCTGGATTCGTTTGCCAAATTCATTGAAGGTATGAGAACATTCACGGTTGTTGGTGGATGAGTGTCTCGATTGATGTtacaaaaacaattgaaaaatccCTCTCAATCGCAGCATGCAAC
This genomic window from Bradysia coprophila strain Holo2 unplaced genomic scaffold, BU_Bcop_v1 contig_193, whole genome shotgun sequence contains:
- the LOC119075229 gene encoding myotubularin-related protein 9, coding for MEFAELILTPKLDGVTLHSPLSQSLEPVDGTLCITGHHLILSSRREGVQELWLLHAAIDAVERKPNMLNNVLQGGLIVLKCKDLRIISLEIGTAQEFLNVAYSIENLSNLHGCQFLYPFFYRPMYSILEDGYTMFQGELEFSKLLASDEWRFSTVNKDYSVCSTYAPKILVPKSISDEEIVQSAAWRDGGRFPMLSYRHENGAILMRSSQPMNNQNNKRCRADEAILNVVLGRCKKGFIVDTWGKGKSNTETDQHYTQWRKVARPIGNLSSASGILDSFAKFIEACNDLSCTPDKWLSRLDGSGWLTLVLNSLNAACVVAQCLDQEGSPVLVHGGKGLDTPLLVSSLVQIILNPDCRTLRGMQALIHREWIESGFPFATRHKHSCYTPSQIRAKTSASTFVLFLDCVYQLHSQFPCSFEFGTNLLTILFEHSFASQYGTFLGDNERERELLKLHSRTTSLWSYLNRPDVLKSLLNPIYEPNQSVIWPSVAPISIMVWSELYFRWIIDQSGTRTIVNQIQTLVTQEKELRTKVIRLRKQLSDLTKEFQLNNIAVDS